Proteins encoded within one genomic window of Anastrepha ludens isolate Willacy chromosome 4, idAnaLude1.1, whole genome shotgun sequence:
- the LOC128862428 gene encoding diphosphoinositol polyphosphate phosphohydrolase 1 encodes MVKEKPNSTRIYDKDGFRRRAACICVRSDAEAEVLLVTSSRRPELWIVPGGGVEPEEEPSVTAVREVLEEAGVIGKLGRCLGVFENREHMHRTEVFVMTVTNELEEWEDSRSIGRKRQWFSIDDALTQLALHKPTQRHYLMQLRHSKYNTTTSSTPPVSPTET; translated from the exons ATGGTCAAGGAGAAGCCTAATTCTACACGAATTTACGATAAGGATGGCTTTCGCCGTCGTGCCGCTTGCATTTGTGTGCGTTCTGATGCAGAAGCAGAG GTTCTGCTGGTAACCTCTTCGCGTCGCCCGGAATTGTGGATCGTGCCAGGCGGCGGTGTTGAACCCGAAGAAGAACCTTCGGTAACGGCTGTGCGTGAGGTGCTTGAAGAGGCCGGCGTTATTGGTAAGCTTGGCCGCTGCTTGGGTGTGTTTGAG AATCGTGAACATATGCATCGCACCGAAGTGTTTGTAATGACTGTCACCAATGAGCTGGAAGAGTGGGAAGATTCGCGTAGCATTGGACGTAAACGTCAGTGGTTTTCAATTGACGATGCGCTCACTCAATTGGCACTACACAAACCGACACAACGACACTATTTAATGCAATTACGGCATTCGAAGTATAATACGACCACTTCGAGCACACCGCCAGTCTCTCCCACAGAAACATAA